The genomic interval ACTTCCCGGTGCGGGGCAATCCCCTCGCCGCGCTCTCGTCGGCCGCGTCGCGCCGGGTCGTCCACGCGGTGGACGGCGTGAGCTTCGCGATCGAAGCCGGCGAGACGCTCGGGCTGGTCGGCGAGTCGGGCTGCGGCAAGACCACCACCGGACGGCTGGTCCTGCGCGCGATCGAGCCCACGAGCGGCCGCATTCTCTTCGAGGGGCAGGACATCACCGCCCTGCCCGCGAGCCGGCTGCTCGGGTTTCGCCGAAACGTGCAGATCGTCTTCCAGGATCCCTACAGCTCCCTCAACCCGCGGATGACGGTGGGGCGCATGGTCGCGGAGCCGATCCGGGTGCATCGCATCGCGCAGGGCGCGGCGATCGAGGCCCGGCTGCACGCGCTCCTCGACATGGTGGGGCTGACGCCCGAGTACGCGGGGCGCTACCCGCACGAGCTGTCCGGCGGGCAGCGCCAGCGGGTGGGCATCGCGCGGGCGCTGGCGGCCGGTCCGCGGCTCGTGGTCGCCGACGAGGCGGTCTCCGCGCTCGACGTGTCGGTACGCGCGCAGATCCTG from Candidatus Methylomirabilota bacterium carries:
- a CDS encoding ABC transporter ATP-binding protein, yielding MTTSGALLEVRDLVKHFPVRGNPLAALSSAASRRVVHAVDGVSFAIEAGETLGLVGESGCGKTTTGRLVLRAIEPTSGRILFEGQDITALPASRLLGFRRNVQIVFQDPYSSLNPRMTVGRMVAEPIRVHRIAQGAAIEARLHALLDMVGLTPEYAGRYPHELSGGQRQRVGIARALAAGPRLVVADEAVSALDVSVRAQILNLLVDLRERLGLAYLFVSHDLGVIRFLSHRVAVMYLGKLVEVAPTDELFKQPQHPYTQALLAAIPAVGDGGASIFDDPGRLLEGELPNPIDLPRGCRFASRCPHRMARCEEAEPALREATPGHAVACYLYEQGGTT